The Pungitius pungitius chromosome 10, fPunPun2.1, whole genome shotgun sequence DNA window tgtgtgtgtgtgtgtgtgtgtgtgtgtgtgtgtgtgtgtgtgcgtgtgtgcatgttggaTGTGTTGACGCACTGCAGTCTGGTTCTATAGTGCCTATTGTGGAGAAAGTGAGAggcctcattaaaaatgtatgaagCCCAGACACGAAGCCACGGAGCATCAGGGGCCTCTCGGGGGGGGCTGAGGCTCTGGAGCTGgtgtacacacgtgcacgtgtACGTGTGTGACGGGTTAATAACACACTGTGGAAAAATCCTTTTAGCTCGGAAGCTCTTAAGACGCTTTGCTTTTGATCCTCAGTTCATCACAATTCTTCTTGCTGCGTCCTTTCATGATGAAACTATCCTCAATTTGATACTTTTAATGATAAAGCAGCCATTTTAATTGCCATTCTAATCGGCCCTTGAGGGTGAGAAGCTACTGCAAAATgagtctgtattttttttaatcaactttAAAGGTTAAtttaaactaaaaagaaaaatctcacTTCCTTCTCGTAGTATTAAGGCGTGTggattattttcacatttgaagttGGAGTGTCTAACCCTCATAGAGGATCTGACAGatatttatatagatatatactaGCTATATGTATAACAGTGTAATTCACTGTGAATTCAAGCCAATTCTACCACTATAGAGTTGAAACATTGGATAAAATGAGATCTTCTCAGGTCACTATCCTAAAAGTATAGTTTAAAGTGGTGACTCGGACACATTAGAGGTTTTGTTGGAACTGTGATTGTTTATCAATGGGCCCTTAACTCTGATTCATACTTTTACAACCGTAATTGTGAATTTAATCAAGATGAACTTCTAGTCAAAGACAGAACACTCGATAACAACACGTTCCTCAGACAGCATCTTTCCTTCTGTGAATACAAATCCAAACGGAGCCATTTGAACCCAAACAAGTAGCTTTGCGCCCTAAAACAATTTAAGTAATTACAGTAGTAGGTTTATAAAGGTGCACTGCCTGGTCTTCTCTGATTTATGACATCGTCCTTCTCTCCATCCTTCTTTCTTTGCTGATCCATCCTTACAACAGTAGCTGAGCCCGGCCACGCTTTGCTGCACGAGGTTCCCCTCGACATCAATGTCAGCATTACAGCGCATGAGAAGGCTTCTgcacacgtgtgcgtgtgtgtgtgtgtgtgtgtgtgtgtgtgtgtgtgggcacacGGTCATGTGTTGGGTGTCGGCCACGTGGGCCCATATGCAAATGCAGCTGTAAGACAGCTGACTGCGTGTCCTTTACTGAGAGTTCAGCACCAGGAGAATAATGACGCATTTCTAATTACAGAACCTAGCGTTCTGTGCCACTCAGCAGCAaccggctggggggggggcaaatctgGGAGTCGCTTCTGCTGAGGATTGCCGCACACAGTGCACGTGCACGCGCATGTGCACGAGCGCTGGCGTGCACGCGCACTTCTGGTGTTGGTACTGAATGTCGCGCACACAGAAACCAACAGGGAAGGTCTCGCACCTCACACAGAATTGTCCCGGCTCATTTGCGAGCTCTGAAAGCATCAAGAAATCACTGAGAAACAAACGCATGAGTCACAAAACACCCCAAAATATCGCCTCCATGGAAGGACGTGACAAACACAGAATTGACGTTCACTCTCGAGGGAATAATCTTTCTAAGCAAATAAGTGTGTTTGCACCTTTTGCCTAACTGCTGTATATTTGACAAATATGTTCCTACAGACGGTCTGAGGAGATGTTGGCGTGGTGGGTGGGACGTGGGACGGGAAGGAGAGGGCTGATCGTCCATTCGTCCCAAAACCCGTCCTTGGCTTAACCAACACGTCGGGTGTAAAAGCTGCAGCCTTTATAAGTGACATATTTAACAGTGAAAGCGAGGCTAATAGGGAAAGAATCCAAAGGCCATTATTCTTTAGCCATCACAATGTACAATCAGCATTTACTTCATAATGGTGAGATAAAGGGGGGGTGTATTGCCGTATTAAGCTAATCCAGCTATCAGTGGTTATTACTTGCTTGTAATAACAGAGAATGTCCATTGGAGGGTAAGGTGGTCCACACTGAGACATTATCACAGCAGACTTGCCTTCGGCCTCCAAGCCGAGCTTCATGGAGGTGACTTTTTAGAGCGTCTCAGGCGGCTTTGTTGAAGGACACTAAAAAGAGAGACGAGGTAATAGCAGGAAGCTGCTCGGCATTGTTCGatgcttttctttatttccaccGAGCTTTCACTGTGCACTGATAGCTTTAGCTCATGAGTTATTATTTTCCATTCAGGCTATTTTCAATGTTATCTAAAATAAATTACATATCTGAAAGCCTTAGAATGGGGGCTGTTTTTTTGTCCCGCGATTTCTACAGCAACACAAAAATGTCCTGCTTTGTTATCTACAATTGTGTCATTATTAATTGCTTTTTGCCATTATAAGAATACATCACCCGTCAATCAAGCCCTCCCTGCAGTTAAATCCATTTGCAATTGTGTCAGATGGAATGTGCCAGAACCCGGTTAGGACAGGATTACTGGTCCCACATCCAACTGAGTGCaagcttttttgtctttttttttcctgtgtttttatAATCCCCCATAGAGTGAGCAAGTCTTTCAGAACAGAAACGCTATCCTTCTCATTAGATGTTGGACGTGGATAATAAAGTAAATCCCGGGACGCCTGGACTAATGGGACTTCTTGCTCCGCAGGTGTGTTTGCAACATCGACTGCTCCCACATCAGCTTCAACCCGGTGTGCGCCTCGGACGGCCGTTCCTATGACAACCCCTGCCAGGTGAAGGAGGCGTCCTGTCAGAAGCAGGAACGCATCGAGGTCAAGTACCTGGGCCACTGCCAAGgtcagacccacacacacacacacacacacaccacattaaatctccctccatccatcttttcCATTCAATCACATTTCAGGAATAGTGCAGAAATAATCCCCAAATCCCACAAGGTCTTCGCTGCTATGTATATTGATAATTTAACAGACTGATAATCCCCTCTTTGCGGTGTACAGTATCTGTTCTTTGGGGGCAGTATTTGTTTGCACCGGTACCAGGGATAAAGTCATTTTATTAATCGCTGTGGTTAAATCCCAAAACCGAGTTATACGGCTAATCCACATGGGGAGAAGAAAAGTCGCTTGGgaaaagttttttattttatttgaggggggggggatctaccaacactttttcctttgttttaacTCATACGGCGGACTGACAGAAAGAGATGGTCTCGCTCCAATCTGGATTGTTAGCGGCCTTCATTGTGTTCGGGTACATTTGTGAGCACTTGATTGGCTCTGCGTCCACCGAGGGGACAATTGATCGAGATGTGGGGAGCGAGATGAAAGCTTTTGAGGAGTAATGGGGAGTAAAGTAATCAGGGCTAACCAGCTGTGGAACACAAAGAGGAATCTGTATTCCCCCACGTTGGCCCCTTCGGGTCGAGGCGCCCCGGTCGATGCCATCGCGGCGTTCTCTTTCAATCAGGAGAAGTGCAGAGAAACAAGAGGGGTTTGGACCTGTGGAAAAGTGCTCCGCCCCCGGGGGTCACTTTTCATATTTCACTATAGGAAACAGTGCTTTCTTTCTATGCTATTATTCTTCCGCTGGCGTTCCGAGagccaataaaaaaagacaaataaatacgggacaaaaaaacaaattgcatcATAAAACGGGGAAATTCTTCACAGACTTAAGGGGAATAAATTCACGGACCACTGAGTGAAATCAATTGCAATAAAATGATAGTAATTGTAAGGAGATTTTCTCCAGCCATTGTGAAAAGAGAAAGTCAATGTGGCGTCGATAAGGTGAGCGAAGAAGCCATTATTCGCTCTGATCTTTTCCGcccagctctgctccacctcACCCTTTGTTCAGAGGAGAtctcacgtgcacgcacacacacacacaccaggagaacCCTTTGTTCAGAGGAGAtctcacgtgcacgcacacacacacacacacaccaggagaacCCTTTGTTCAGAGGAGAtctcacgtgcacgcacacacacacacacacacaccaggagaacCCTTTGTTCAGAGGAGATCTCAcgtgtacgcacacacacacacacacacaccaggagaacCCTTTGTTCAGAGGAGATCTCAcgtgtacgcacacacacacacacacacaccaggagaacCCTTTGTTCAGAGGAGATCtcacgtgcacgcgcacacacacacacacacacacacacaccaggagaacCCTTTGTTCAGAGGAGATCtcacgtgcacgcgcacacacacacacacacacacacacacaccaggagaacCCTTTGTTCAGAAGAGATCTCAcgtgcacggacacacacacacacaccaggagaacCCTTTGTTCAGAGGAGATCTCAcgtgaacgcacacacacacacacaccaggagaacCCTTTGTTCAGAGGAGAtctcacgtgcacgcacacacacacacacaccaggagaacCCTTTGTTCAGAGGAGAtctcacgtgcacgcacacacacacacaccaggagaacCCTTTGTTCAGAGGAGatctcacgcgcacacacacacacaccaggagaacCCTTTGTTCAGAGGAGATCTCACGtgaacgcgcacacacacacacaccaggagaacCCTTTGTTCAGAGGAGAtctcacgtgcacgcacacacacacacaccaggagaacCCTTTGTTCAGAGTGCACACACATCAACTAGacgtgcacacgcgcacacacacacacacacacaccaggggagatctcacatgcacacacatcaactagacgtgcacacacacacacacacaccaggggagatctcacgtgcacacacacacaccaggagaacCCTTTGTTCAGAGTGCACACACATCAACTAGacgtgcacacgcgcacacacacacacacaccaggggagatctcacgtgcacacacatcaactagacgtgcacacgcacaccagGAGAAATCCGAAATCcgtttacatgtttttttgtttccaccTTTGCAGGCGACATCAACATCGACGCGCGGACCGACAACACAGGTGAGCGCGTGGCGGACGGCCCGATGGCGCGTGCTGCCTCTCCATTCAATTATGCGTTTGCGTCATTTCTCAGACGTTTTTTCTCTGGCTTTTTCCATCGTGGTCCCAGTTGATTTTGCCTCTCGTCACGTGTCTTCACAAGCCTCTACAGGCAGCAAAGGCCTGACGCGTTGTGTGCGCTCGCTTTTGTTTTTGGCAGTTAAGGAAAAAGAGGACCCGAGGAACGAGCTGGCCCGCGGCCTCTACATCCCGTGTCCGGATCACTACAAGAACTACTGCGTCCACGGCGAGTGTCAGTTCCCAAGTATCCCGGCCCAGCCCtcctgcaggtacacacacacacaatcacacacacacactggtactTTTCTGCAGGGCAAGGGGAGGAGGATTGGTatcattttcttgtttctttaatacatttttaaacacaatatTTGCAAACAAGTGCACATCATTCCAAGGAAACGGAGGTGAGTGGGTTTTTAATAGTTAAACACAGGATCAGGCTCTATGCCTATTAGCTGATGATGCAATAAATCCGACTCTATTCATGCTCATCATTGGTAAGTCTCTTCACATAGTGACTCTGACGATATCACGGCTACGAATGAGTCCCACGTGACGCTCTTATAAGCGTGTCATTTAAGGTGCTTGCTCAGTTGTCACATTTAgcgagtgaagggggggggggtgcttgggCTGTTGACCAGTGAAATATGCTTCATTGCTTCaaatgaatcccccccccccccccgtgggaatTTCCTTTCCTCGCGCACCTGATTTTGTTCCGTCGATGATTAAATCTCGACGACCCACACCTTGTTCTGCATCATCTGTCTGCAGATGGTTAATACTTGGCCGTAAACACGCCGCCGTGGAGGACGGACACCTCCAGGGTGCCATCAGCAGCTTTCCAGAAGCTCTCAAATACTGTTTGCAGCATCGAAtgcaaaaagaaatataaaagtgGCCAACATAACAACTGCTTACAGTCTATAATAAAAACTACTTATTGCTTCCTCTGCATTATGTGCTCATGGTTTTGGTGCTCAGATAAACCCTCTGTTCACTGCCCAGCCTGCAGGAAGGCAGCAAACACCTGGACCTGGTCCTACTTCCTGTCCTGACCCTAAACCCTGTGATTGAAGGGTGAACTAAAACTTAACTCAGACGATGCTTTTGCTTATTATTACAGCGTCTCACCAAactggagcaaaaaaaaaaaaaccttgtttcatttctCTCAGTGTTCCCTAAAATTCAGTGTCTGAACCAACAGGCACATGGTGCTGATTTATGTCCTGACCTTGCACGTTTTTTGGTCATATATAAGTATTGTGGATACAAAGGCATGCAGACctactccacacacacacacacacacacacacacaggaagaacaGCAGGCGCCTTCACATTCACCTAAGCACACGAGATAGACCTGGACATGCATTTAGATAAAGGTACAATGGGGAATGCTATTaaaccctccccccacacactcacacacacaatgaacgCACATGTGTGCGGCTCAGGTCGGCCATCTTTTACAGCCCGATAGCGCCTCAGCCAAAGGGGGTCTTGGTATCGCTcgctcccactctctctctctcttttctctatAACCTCGCTCGTCCCAGCTCACCCAGCCAGACATTCATTCCTCATGCATATTGAGCAGGGATCCACAGGGAGGGCTTTGCCAAAGGTCTTTGCTGccccctgcaggctgcaggagTGTCCTGGAGGTTGTGTCCTAATGATCAGTGGTAGGAAGGGGGTTTTCGGGGGGGGCATAGTGGTCTCTGTGAGAGATGCAAGCACAAACAGAACGAGGTTGCAGTGTTCCTCTCACCCAGTGTCAGGTCGCAGGGGTAGAGAATGTGaaggagactgtgtgtgtgtgtgtgtgtgtgtgtgtgtgtgtgtgtgtgtgtgtgtgtgtgtgtgtgtgtgtgtgtgtgtgtgtgtgtgtgtgtgcgtgtgtgtcggtACCAAACAAGGACGTGCAGGTGTTGGTTTGTAACAACCTCCCCAGAGAAAGagtgagggagatggagagggaaagagagattaAAAGGGGAACCATTTTAGCTCCTCTCTGAGGACAGAAATCATCTCTAttagtctctccccccccccccccccctctctgtgtgtgtttgtgtgtgtgtgtgcgcgtgtggctctctctctcatacgTCGCACGTCCCTACTGGTGCTTTTAAGTTGCTTTTCTTAAAATACCAGCGTTCCAGTTCACATTGACGGCGGACTGTCCATCACGCCACTGTTCTGTGATCATATGACAAATGCGGCTCACTGCCACTGCTGTTTGACCCAAAGCAAATGATGATGAACATCctcacactctccctcctcatccAAGCGGTCCCAGCGGAGGAAGAAGGCGCCGCACCGACACAAAGGCTTTGTTCCACCGCGACGCCTCAATTAGAAACACTGGAATAATGGACCCGTCTCCCCAAATGCAAGGGAataactctctctttctctctctttccatctcacttcgtgtgtgtgtgtgtgtgtgttctcagctGTCACTCGGGTTTCAGAGGCCCCCAGTGTGACATCAAAGAGTACAACGTGCTCTACGTGGTGCCAGGCTCCGGCAAGCTGCACTACGTCCTCATCGCCTCCATCATTGGAGCACTGCAGGTGGTCATCATCTGCGTGGTGGTGCTCTGCATTACAAGGTGAGTCaaggcccaacacacacacacgcacacacacacacacattcataccaATAGTAACAAGCTTAACGAGAGGTCTGTATTTAGGAGGCACAGGAGAGCCTGCAGGGGTCCTGAGGCTGAAGGAAACAGCTGAAAGGTCACCTTGCTTAGGccacagagagaaacacacacacacacacacacagatatctgACACAAACCTGTGTTTTAACAAACGTTTTGTATTTACAGTAAAGGCTccctctcatacacacacacacacacacacatatagatagCATGGGGCCTTCTCTGCCTCCGGCTGACCTAAGCAATTTACAACATttaataaacaatgtttttggCCGAGACCAAAGTGCCCCTCTGAGAGGGCCGTAGACCGAGAGGACGGCTGTAAAGGGCAAAGGGACAAAGAAGGTAGGAGAATAATCTCATTGAACACACGCGGCGATCGATCAGGCCGTCACTATAAACTATAAAAAGAAAAcggcccacaatgcatcacGCGCCTCTCCCCTCGTTTCAGTGGAGTTGAGTTTGGACAAAATGTGAAGGGGAATCAGACAAGTGCCCAGCGGACACTTTGTGAGGCGCACCTTCCTTTATCCCTGGTGGCACCGACTCAACAAGGCGCCGGAAACATCCATCACTGAAACACTAAAAACATCAGATTCAGACGACTAACAGACCAAGCAGGGTTTAGGAAAAGCTCTAAAACACCCGACCACCCGCCCTCCCTGCTTCCTGTGTGCGTTCCTGGTTCCCTCATTACGTGGATCTCATGCTAATCGATGATGTGGGACGTCCACAAACCGCTGCACGGTCGACTCTGTGCGTGAAGCTCTGGACCCTTTGGTGGGCCGAGGTCAGGTGATTTCACCTTTGCCACATGGCGTTTTCATACCCTGGAAGTTACCACGAAGGGACGGATAGCCTTGGACTCTAAATAATACTCAGCTGGTCCCGAGGGCTCAAAGGGGCCGTGGACCTCCATAGCAGTACAAGCAGctgtttttattggttttcaaTGGCTATTTGCTCTTTCTTTCGGAGCGTTGGGGACGTGTCCCGGTAGACGAGCCGCTTCCGCTTTGTTTTCAGCAGATCAGACGCAGCGTGTGTACCGTCTGTTGTTACCTTCCATTCACTTGAGGGTAGAAAAGGTCACCTGGACGCCACCTGACGCCTGTTGGAAAACGAGAGGCCTTCAGTGCAAGATGTTATGTTGTTACCACACAATTGTGCTTTCTTACAACTGTGGAAAAAGACCAAATCCAACattgcccttttttttcttctctctcacaaAGGTAATTTCTACTTTGAGTGAGTGAGTGCTGCAGAGGTTCCATTTCTCAAAGGCCTCTGTGTCCTGTTGTTGGAGGTTCTGTAGAGTACACAGGCTGAGAGGAACACACGATTGAATCAATACATCCATTTATTGGATTTGTCTTTATTGTGTGTCCCCACTTCTGAGATCAAAACGAGGCCATTGTGCGACCCGGAGCGCGTCCTGACAGCAGTGGTCGTTGTAGTGGAGCAACGCAGGAGCTGCACTCAGGACAGAGCTGTGATTCCAGTCAATTGATGCTGGCTGTGGTCCTTTCACTGGCTTTGCTGCCCAACGaaaccagcaccaccagccccCATCCTTTCATGAATAATTCCCTGTAAAAGCTGaggcgtgtccccccccccccccccccccttcttctctcctGCAGGAAGTGTCCGCGGACCAACAGGATCAACCGGCAGAAGCAGAACAATGTCCACTTCAGTACGGAGAACACCATGCGCGCCTCCACGCGGCTCATCTGAGCCCCACGCCGTGCCTGTGGCGTTAgatgtcccccccctccacctaccaccctccctccctccttgtaggcccccccttcccccaaaaAATAGGATCTGCCCCCCTCACTCCTCCTCGCCCCCA harbors:
- the tmeff2a gene encoding tomoregulin-2a, whose protein sequence is MARAPLQEPRRPRQRGGPAGGWLRITLVSFLAALPVEQLRAFPSSLSDCQTPTGWNCSGFDDRDTDLFLCDTNTCKFDGECLRIGAMVTCICDFKCNNDYAPVCGSNNQNYQNECFLRRDACKQQSEVLIMSEGACPADAGSGSGDDGGEGSAEAGQKETSTCDICQFGAECDVDAEDVWCVCNIDCSHISFNPVCASDGRSYDNPCQVKEASCQKQERIEVKYLGHCQGDINIDARTDNTVKEKEDPRNELARGLYIPCPDHYKNYCVHGECQFPSIPAQPSCSCHSGFRGPQCDIKEYNVLYVVPGSGKLHYVLIASIIGALQVVIICVVVLCITRKCPRTNRINRQKQNNVHFSTENTMRASTRLI